A portion of the Actinomycetota bacterium genome contains these proteins:
- a CDS encoding NAD(+)/NADH kinase, whose product MKVGLVVHHRRSASREAAVEAAAHLRTLGVDVAMARPDGEQPDVGVPQLSHDAFADGLDLAMSFGGDGTFLRAAHLCRGAGVPILGLNLGRLGFLADAELDDLDEVLHAVANRDFRIEERPTLEVWSSDSEGRRLSEDWALNEVSIEKSARQRILLMELHVARSRFARIPADALVVATSTGSTAYAFSAGGPILSPEVRALLVTPVAPHSLFARTVVVGEDEQIDVEILPEQSPAIVSCDGREPVTVPAGGWVHATGGGQPVRLARVSSIDFYGVVRTKFGLR is encoded by the coding sequence GTGAAGGTCGGGTTGGTCGTCCATCACCGCCGCTCCGCGTCCCGCGAAGCGGCGGTCGAGGCGGCTGCGCACCTGCGGACGCTCGGGGTGGATGTCGCTATGGCCCGTCCCGACGGCGAACAGCCCGACGTCGGTGTCCCACAGCTGTCCCACGACGCCTTCGCGGACGGACTGGATCTGGCCATGTCCTTCGGTGGCGACGGGACGTTCCTCCGTGCCGCGCACCTGTGCCGGGGGGCCGGCGTCCCCATCCTCGGGCTCAACCTGGGTCGGCTCGGCTTCCTCGCCGACGCGGAGCTCGACGATCTCGACGAGGTCCTGCACGCTGTCGCCAACCGTGACTTCCGCATCGAGGAGCGGCCAACCCTGGAGGTGTGGTCGTCGGACTCGGAAGGACGGCGCCTGTCGGAGGACTGGGCGCTCAACGAGGTCTCGATCGAAAAGAGCGCCCGACAGCGGATTCTGCTGATGGAGCTGCACGTGGCGCGGTCGCGGTTCGCCAGGATCCCCGCCGACGCGCTGGTCGTTGCCACCTCCACCGGCTCGACCGCGTACGCCTTCTCCGCAGGCGGGCCGATCCTGTCGCCGGAGGTCCGCGCGCTCCTGGTCACGCCGGTGGCCCCCCACAGCCTGTTCGCCAGAACCGTGGTGGTTGGCGAGGACGAGCAGATCGACGTCGAGATCCTCCCGGAGCAGTCACCGGCCATCGTCAGCTGCGACGGACGCGAGCCCGTCACCGTCCCGGCCGGCGGGTGGGTACACGCCACAGGCGGTGGCCAACCGGTGCGACTGGCACGTGTGTCCTCGATCGACTTCTACGGCGTGGTCCGCACCAAGTTCGGGTTGCGGTGA